A genomic region of Anopheles coustani chromosome 3, idAnoCousDA_361_x.2, whole genome shotgun sequence contains the following coding sequences:
- the LOC131258772 gene encoding exosome complex component RRP43-like produces the protein MDLKTFKLLHPVKYYKDYLEKDIRPDGRLLEELRPLAISYDVINSADGSAIVKIGNTTVVCGIKAELAVPKALEPNVGYLVPNVEISPVSSPAYRPGPPCDEAQVHSQSLADIVINSRCIDLQDLCITAGKLVWVLYCDLVCLDHDGCIFDAAVIALVAALQTVKLPKVKHNSDTDETVTDMSSLTPLTVHSVPVPTSFVVIAGRTISDPTAEEEKLATTTLTVTMTDEKISFFNQSGGQSMDGEMLQTCTASAMKREKSVKNMMSSILQKRKQNKMK, from the exons ATGGATCTGAAAACATTCAA GCTTCTTCATCCTGTAAAGTACTACAAGGATTATTTGGAAAAAGATATTCGTCCGGATGGCCGCTTGCTTGAAGAGCTCCGACCATTAGCGATCAGCTACGATGTGATCAACAGTGCCGATGGTTCTGCGATAGTCAAGATCGGCAATACGACCGTGGTTTGTGGCATTAAAGCAGAGCTGGCAGTCCCTAAAGCGCTCGAACCGAACGTGGGCTACCTGGTGCCAAACGTGGAAATATCGCCAGTATCATCGCCTGCCTACCGACCCGGGCCGCCATGTGATGAGGCTCAAGTTCACAGTCAATCACTAGCGGACATCGTGATCAATTCACGGTGTATCGACCTGCAGGACCTGTGCATTACCGCCGGAAAGCTGGTGTGGGTTTTATACTGCGATTTAGTTTGCTTAGATCACGATGGTTGTATTTTTGATGCGGCTGTCATAGCTCTTGTTGCAGCATTGCAGACGG TAAAACTTCCCAAAGTCAAGCACAACAGCGATACGGATGAAACGGTGACCGATATGTCTTCTCTCACACCACTTACCGTGCATTCGGTTCCCGTGCCGACTTCATTCGTTGTAATAGCCGG GCGAACTATTAGCGATCCTACGGCGGAAGAGGAAAAGCTTGCCACTACGACACTAACTGTAACGATGACCGACGAAAAAATCAGCTTCTTCAACCAGTCCGGAGGACAATCAATGGATGGTGAAATGCTCCAAACCTGCACCGCTAGTGCGATGAAACGGGAAAAGTCGGTGAAAAATATGATGAGTAGCATTttgcaaaagagaaaacaaaataaaatgaaataa
- the LOC131258771 gene encoding G2/mitotic-specific cyclin-A translates to MATFRVHEDLEKENRLNAPAGGKKATVPLGTLNPVVAQAGKNQALQTGTLLQQQRTMFSVLNNVQPGNVPNAEKAVKEAKGKLQHQRAAGAVLLPKVGDENGIEPKAPGLQAKVAQKSVVTVTSEVLQAFQVYDESKENLTHLNVAKREEVHHEKRGPLQEIKNVDLLETPMSVSESYSPMSVDKSSSVIVVEDVPIPRNDRERFYEVEDYQQDILMYLKEAERRNRPKPGYMQKQTDITHSMRTILVDWLVEVSEEYKLHGETLALAVSYIDRFLSFMSVVRAKLQLVGTAALFIAAKYEEIYPPDVGEFVYITDDTYTKTQVLRMEQLILKVLSFDLTVPTSLVFTNLYCVMNDLPDKVKFLTMYICELSLLDADPYLTYVQSEIAAGALALARRALDLPMWSKMLENNIGYRLSALKNIILDLSKTHNAAASTQQQAIQEKYKSKTYKEVAFLPAAILTEDTFDKICDLLSSSSTTAVTSNQQGKDIAAGQKNSIVFV, encoded by the exons atggcGACTTTCCGAGTGCACGAAGACTTGGAGAAGGAAAACCGCCTCAATGCTCCCGCTGGCGGCAAGAAAGCGACCGTTCCTTTAGGAACACTGAATCCTGTGGTGGCCCAGGCCGGTAAAAATCAGGCCTTGCAAACCGGCACACttctgcagcagcagcggacCATGTTCAGCGTACTGAACAATGTTCAGCCGGGAAACGTCCCGAATGCAGAAAAGGCG GTCAAAGAAGCGAAGGGAAAACTACAACATCAGCGTGCTGCCGGAGCCGTACTGTTACCGAAGGTAGGAGATGAAAATGGTATCGAACCGAAAGCGCCTGGCCTGCAGGCGAAGGTTGCCCAGAAGTCGGTGGTTACCGTCACTTCAGAGGTGTTGCAAGCATTCCAGGTGTACGATgaatcgaaagaaaatttgacTCACCTAAATGTTGCTAAAAGAGAAGAGGTTCACCATGAGAAACG GGGACCGCTGCAGGAGATTAAAAATGTGGATTTGCTGGAAACACCCATGTCGGTCAGTGAAAGCTACTCTCCGATGTCGGTAGACAAGTCGTCGAGTGTCATCGTTGTCGAAGATGTTCCGATCCCGAGAAATGACCGTGAACGGTTCTACGAGGTAGAAGATTATCAGCAAGACATTTTGATGTATCTGAAAGAGGCGGAGCGACGAAACCGTCCGAAACCGGGGTATATGCAGAAGCAAACCGATATTACCCACTCTATGCGCACCATTCTGGTGGACTGGCTAGTGGAGGTGTCGGAAGAGTACAAACTACACGGCGAAACACTGGCCCTTGCCGTTTCCTACATCGATCGGTTTTTAAGCTTCATGTCGGTGGTTCGTGCGAAGTTGCAGCTGGTCGGCACTGCGGCCTTGTTCATTGCAGC TAAATACGAGGAAATCTACCCACCAGATGTAGGCGAATTCGTGTACATCACCGACGACACGTACACCAAGACTCAAGTCCTGCGCATGGAGCAGTTGATTTTGAAGGTCCTTTCCTTTGACCTGACCGTACCGACTTCATTGGTATTCACCAATCTCTACTGCGTGATGAACGACCTACCGGATAAAGTTAAATTCTTGACCATG TATATTTGCGAGCTTTCGCTACTGGATGCTGATCCCTACTTGACGTACGTCCAATCGGAAATTGCAGCCGGCGCGTTGGCTTTAGCACGTCGTGCGCTCGACCTTCCGATGTGGTCgaaaatgttggaaaacaaTATCGGCTATCGGCTGTCGGCTTTGAAGAACATTATACTGGATTTAAGCAAGACCCACAACGCCGCAGCTTCCACCCAGCAGCAAGCAATacaggaaaaatacaagtcgAAAAC ttATAAGGAAGTTGCATTCCTTCCGGCTGCCATTCTGACTGAAGACacatttgataaaatttgcgATCTGCTTTCTTCCTCATCGACGACCGCAGTCACTTCCAATCAGCAAGGAAAAGACATTGCGGCCGGACAGAAAAATAGCATAGTGTTCGTCTAA
- the LOC131258767 gene encoding N-acetylgalactosaminyltransferase 6 yields the protein MRRNLRTLIKYVFVSGGVLLFLTLIIRSFSVDNKQPSLNGLFGQAESLIQHAREGSFFNEPAKNVLQKRIDWHNYELIHEEAKRVGIGEQGKAGHLSEKEAEMKDKLFKKNGFNAVLSDLISLNRSLPDIRHRGCRKKQYLSELPTVSVVVPFYNEHWSTLLRTAASVLLRSPSELIAEVILVDDCSTKEFLKDQLDQFVAENMPKVKIVRLPERSGLITARLAGAKVATADVLIFLDSHTEANVNWLPPLLEPIAEDYRTCVCPFIDVIDWDNFEYRAQDEGARGAFDWKFFYKRLPLLPKDLQNPTEPFESPVMAGGLFAISAKFFWELGGYDEGLDIWGGEQYELSFKIWQCGGRMYDAPCSRVGHIYRGYAPFGNPRKKDFLTRNYKRVAEVWMDEYKEYLYMRDRKKYENTDVGDISKQLAIREKLQCKPFKWFMTHVAFDLVEKYPPIEPPDFANGAIQSVPHPALCVDTLNNGEKGTIGLYSCAEDKKQPQSNQFFQLSWHRDLRIKFGEMCWDVSESVPNAKILLYHCHGGQGNQLWRYEPDSQMLKQGKNNRCLDMDPTTRAVFVNPCDGANPRQKWRWGFVNATSIAQWDTYGAKVIE from the coding sequence ATGAGGCGAAACCTGCGTACCCTGATCAAGTACGTGTTTGTATCTGGAGGCGTGCTGCTGTTTCTAACCCTCATCATACGCTCGTTCTCGGTGGACAACAAACAGCCATCTTTGAATGGTTTGTTCGGTCAGGCCGAATCCTTGATACAACACGCCCGAGAAGGATCGTTCTTCAACGAACCGGCGAAAAATGTCCTGCAGAAGCGGATCGATTGGCATAACTATGAGCTCATCCACGAGGAGGCCAAACGGGTCGGCATCGGCGAGCAGGGAAAGGCGGGCCATTTAAGTGAGAAAGAGGCGGAAATGAAGGACAAGCTGTTTAAGAAGAACGGTTTCAACGCGGTGCTGAGCGACCTGATTTCGCTCAATCGCTCTTTGCCGGACATCCGGCACCGTGGTTGCCGCAAAAAGCAGTACCTCAGTGAGCTGCCGACGGTGAGCGTGGTGGTGCCGTTTTACAACGAACACTGGAGCACGCTGCTCCGAACGGCGGCCAGTGTCCTCCTCCGGTCACCCTCGGAACTGATCGCGGAAGTCATACTCGTCGATGACTGCAGCACGAAGGAGTTTCTGAAGGACCAGCTGGATCAGTTTGTGGCGGAAAACATGCCCAAGGTGAAGATAGTACGGTTGCCGGAAAGGTCCGGGCTGATCACTGCCAGACTCGCGGGTGCCAAGGTGGCCACGGCCGATGTGTTGATATTTCTTGATTCACACACGGAAGCGAACGTTAACTGGCTGCCCCCGTTGCTTGAGCCGATCGCTGAGGACTACCGTACGTGCGTTTGCCCCTTCATCGACGTAATCGATTGGGACAATTTTGAGTACCGAGCGCAGGATGAAGGTGCTCGGGGGGCCTTCGATTGGAAGTTCTTTTACAAGCGACTCCCGCTGCTGCCAAAGGATCTTCAGAACCCCACGGAGCCGTTCGAGAGTCCGGTGATGGCGGGCGGGTTGTTTGCCATCAGCGCAAAGTTTTTCTGGGAACTCGGAGGGTACGACGAGGGACTGGACATCTGGGGCGGTGAGCAATACGAGCTGAGCTTTAAGATCTGGCAGTGTGGCGGTAGGATGTACGATGCACCGTGTTCCCGCGTCGGCCACATCTACCGAGGTTACGCACCGTTCGGTAATCCGCGCAAGAAAGACTTCCTCACGCGAAACTACAAACGTGTCGCCGAGGTGTGGATGGACGAGTACAAGGAGTATCTGTACATGCGCGATCGGAAGAAGTACGAAAACACGGACGTGGGTGACATCTCGAAGCAGCTGGCCATCCGGGAGAAGCTGCAGTGCAAACCGTTCAAGTGGTTCATGACGCACGTTGCGTTCGATCTGGTCGAAAAGTATCCCCCGATCGAGCCGCCCGATTTCGCCAACGGTGCCATCCAGAGTGTGCCCCATCCGGCCCTTTGCGTGGACACGCTCAACAACGGCGAGAAGGGTACGATCGGGCTGTACTCGTGCGCGGAAGACAAGAAGCAGCCGCAATCGAACCAGTTCTTCCAGCTCTCCTGGCACCGCGATCTGCGCATCAAGTTCGGCGAGATGTGCTGGGATGTGTCGGAGAGTGTACCGAATGCGAAGATTCTGCTCTACCACTGTCACGGCGGTCAGGGCAATCAGTTGTGGCGGTACGAGCCGGACAGTCAGATGCTGAAGCAGGGAAAGAACAATCGCTGCCTGGACATGGACCCGACCACCCGGGCGGTGTTTGTGAACCCGTGCGATGGGGCCAATCCGCGTCAAAAGTGGCGCTGGGGTTTCGTGAACGCGACCTCCATCGCCCAGTGGGACACGTACGGAGCGAAGGTGATTGAATGA
- the LOC131269790 gene encoding mpv17-like protein 2 produces the protein MLSRALVCRGFFYGQQRSLAKAPWLRVAFSSKAPSSDHNKIERIWRLLFGRYLLVTNTVSSGVLMMLGDIAAQEIEMRRDHTAPSTGYDWRRVFNMTLVGISQGPLHHYLYKWMDVLLPGASVRTVFKKIGIDQFVISPIFIITYLYSAGLLEGASVRDCTDELRHKYWTIYMADWLVWPPTQFINFYLLSPKYRVLYINGITMLYNVFLCYIKHNDDLVSLITGGDGGTEGKDKKTAKDS, from the exons ATGCTTTCGCGTGCGCTCGTTTGTCGTGGTTTCTTCTATGGTCAGCAACGGTCATTGGCAAAAGCTCCATGGCTTCGAGTGGCCTTTAGCAGTAAGGCTCCATCGTCAGACCATAATAAAATAGAGCGCATCTGGAGGCTACTGTTCGGGCGCTATCTCCTCGTGACCAACACCGTCAGTTCCGGGGTGCTGATGATGCTTGGAGACATTGCGGCGCAGGAGATTGAGATGCGACGGGATCATACGGCACCTTCTACCGGATACGACTGGCGGAGAGTTT ttaACATGACACTCGTTGGAATTTCACAAGGCCCATTGCATCATTACCTGTACAAGTGGATGGACGTTCTGCTGCCCGGGGCAAGCGTGCGCACGGTGTTTAAGAAGATTGGCATCGATCAGTTCGTTATCTCGCCGATCTTCATCATAACCTACCTCTACAGTGCCGGCTTGCTCGAGGGCGCCTCCGTCCGCGACTGCACCGACGAACTGAGGCACAAATACTGGACGATCTACATGGCCGACTGGCTCGTGTGGCCACCGACGCAGTTCATCAACTTTTACCTTCTCAGTCCCAAGTATCGTGTGCTGTACATCAACGGCATCACCATGCTGTACAATGTGTTCCTTTGCTACATTAAGCATAACGACGATTTGGTTTCACTCATCACCGGCGGTGATGGCGGAACCGAGGGAAAGGACAAAAAGACGGCCAAAGATTCGTGA
- the LOC131258768 gene encoding leucine-rich repeat neuronal protein 3-like: MHSVGRRCWASLPLVLVIGVVLQMHNPEPVYASPDETNTTEASTTPTTTTTPAWMPYVEEASKNGSPSTLTSKLCTNCTCDADTGTFDCTSKQLGPNTYSAEAWQSLNGTGFVAKRLLLVSTGLKHVTSFPPMNVTMLDLSHNEIVTIEASCFINLTELEILDLSHNLLTTEALTPEIFEGHYSPITFEPLEKLRVLRLGANQLHSLNADLFEHLPALQELSLELNTFKVIDHQSEVAIAGIAGLVSLDLSYMELEAIPKYLLHTPRSLRYLNLTGNLLKEVPEALNYAVGLQWLSLDENPIPAIVLGNEFPKLKNLTYLSLSYMTELKMIGRGAFRGLESLEEIHITNNPHLSYLHGQAFVRNDTDNPERFDWPPVKRFFMHNNNISYLDAQLLVQWDSMEVVDIRVNPWACDCSNRWLLLTLLPIIERTTPAILNNIECSSPKQMAGQSMVDLEHKHFHMRCPDGAGNNPSNDGALLMGLLIGVLIAIPFTAAIWCVYRRGCFGLFGRSSPAAYSRAFYSRTTLNEEF, from the exons ATGCATTCAGTCGGAAGAAGATGTTGGGCCAGTTTGCCCTTGGTGCTCGTGATTGGTGTGGTACTGCAGATGCATAATCCGGAACCTGTCTACGCATCCCCAGACGAG aCAAACACGACCGAAGCTAGCACAACgccaacgacaacgacaactCCAGCATGGATGCCATACGTAGAGGAGGCTTCAAAAAATGGAAGTCCATCGACGCTGACGTCGAAGCTTTGCACAAACTGCACGTGCGACGCTGACACCGGAACGTTCGATTGCACCAGCAAGCAGCTCGGCCCGAACACGTATTCCGCCGAAGCCTGGCAGTCGCTGAACGGGACCGGATTCGTCGCCAAACGGCTCCTGCTGGTATCGACCGGACTGAAGCATGTGACCAGCTTCCCGCCGATGAACGTGACGATGCTCGACCTGAGCCATAACGAAATCGTTACGATCGAAGCAAGCTGCTTCATCAATCTCACCGAGCTGGAGATTCTCGATCTGTCGCACAATCTCCTCACGACCGAAGCCCTCACGCCGGAGATCTTCGAGGGGCACTACTCGCCCATCACGTTCGAGCCGCTGGAGAAACTGCGCGTCCTGCGGCTCGGTGCCAATCAGCTGCATTCGCTCAATGCGGACCTGTTCGAGCACCTGCCGGCACTGCAGGAGCTCAGCCTCGAGCTGAACACGTTCAAGGTGATCGACCACCAGTCGGAGGTGGCCATTGCCGGCATCGCCGGGCTGGTCAGCCTGGACTTGAGCTACATGGAGCTGGAGGCGATCCCGAAGTACTTACTGCACACGCCGCGCAGCCTTCGGTACCTTAATCTGACCGGCAATCTGCTGAAAGAGGTTCCCGAAGCCCTTAACTACGCCGTCGGTCTCCAATGGCTCAGCTTGGACGAGAACCCCATTCCTGCGATCGTGTTGGGCAA cgAGTTTCCAAAACTCAAAAACCTTACCTACCTAAGCCTCTCCTATATGACCGAGCTGAAGATGATCGGACGCGGGGCGTTCCGCGGGCTCGAGTCGCTGGAGGAGATCCACATTACCAACAATCCGCACCTGAGCTACCTCCACGGGCAGGCGTTCGTGCGCAACGACACCGACAACCCGGAGCGGTTCGATTGGCCGCCGGTGAAGCGATTTTTCatgcacaacaacaacatctccTACCTCGACGCCCAGCTGCTTGTCCAGTGGGACTCGATGGAGGTGGTTGACATTCGCGTCAATCCGTGGGCATGCGATTGCTCCAACCGCTGGCTGCTGCTCACGTTGCTTCCCATCATCGAGCGTACGACGCCGGCCATCCTGAACAATATCGA ATGCTCGAGTCCGAAGCAGATGGCGGGCCAGTCGATGGTCGACTTGGAACACAAACATTTCCACATGCGGTGCCCGGATGGGGCCGGAAACAACCCGTCGAACGATGGGGCCCTGCTGATGGGACTTCTCATCGGTGTACTGATTGCCATTCCCTTCACAGCGGCCATTTGGTGCGTGTACCGGCGCGGTTGCTTTGGTCTTTTCGGCCGGTCCAGCCCAGCGGCCTATTCGCGCGCCTTCTACAGTCGAACCACGCTCAATGAGGAGTTCTAA